The Nocardia arthritidis genome has a window encoding:
- a CDS encoding APC family permease, giving the protein MTSPATRQWRRRVPDETTESGATALKRSLGRLDLTAMGVGTIVGAGIFVITGVAAAEKAGPSIVLSFGLAGLVCVLVALCYSELAAMVPVSGSAYTYTYATLGEAPAFLVGWNLLLEFVIAGAAVAIGWSGTTVSALKSIFGIELPTAITSGPADGGVVNLPAVLIIAVIVAVLAGEVSLTARITKALVGVTIGVLVLVIAIGAPHIDVGNWTPFAPFGAGGIIGGAAIAFFAFLGFDVVAASAEEARNPRRDVPFAIIGTVLIATLLYALVSAVLTGMSPYASLNNGAPIATAFGALHIGWIGNVIVIASIVALTKGLLLIIYAPVRLSFAMCRDRLLPARLAVTGKRATPVRLTLLLGAICAVIAGLLPIDIVVELVNIGALSAFAVVCVGVLVLRRLEPNRERPFRTPLVPLVPILALIGCVLLATTLDALTWVRFAVWVAVGIAVYLGYGRRNSTLA; this is encoded by the coding sequence ATGACCAGCCCAGCAACCCGGCAATGGCGCCGCCGCGTACCCGACGAGACGACCGAATCGGGCGCCACCGCCCTCAAACGCAGCCTCGGCAGGCTCGATCTCACCGCGATGGGCGTCGGCACCATCGTCGGCGCGGGCATCTTCGTCATCACCGGTGTCGCGGCGGCCGAGAAGGCCGGACCGTCGATCGTGCTGTCGTTCGGCCTGGCCGGACTCGTCTGCGTGCTCGTCGCGCTCTGCTACAGCGAACTCGCCGCGATGGTGCCGGTCTCCGGCAGCGCGTACACATACACCTACGCGACGCTCGGCGAGGCGCCCGCCTTCCTGGTGGGCTGGAATCTGTTGCTGGAGTTCGTGATCGCGGGCGCCGCGGTGGCCATCGGCTGGTCCGGCACCACGGTTTCGGCGCTGAAATCGATCTTCGGCATCGAACTGCCCACCGCGATCACCTCGGGCCCCGCCGACGGGGGCGTGGTGAACCTGCCCGCCGTACTGATCATCGCCGTGATCGTCGCGGTGCTGGCCGGTGAGGTGTCGCTGACGGCGCGGATCACCAAGGCGCTGGTCGGGGTGACCATCGGCGTGCTCGTGCTGGTGATCGCGATCGGCGCGCCGCATATCGACGTCGGCAACTGGACGCCGTTCGCGCCGTTCGGGGCCGGCGGCATCATCGGCGGCGCGGCCATCGCCTTCTTCGCCTTCCTCGGCTTCGACGTGGTGGCCGCGTCGGCCGAGGAGGCGCGCAATCCGCGCCGCGACGTCCCGTTCGCGATCATCGGCACCGTACTCATCGCGACCCTGTTGTACGCGCTGGTCAGCGCGGTGCTCACCGGGATGTCGCCGTACGCCTCGCTCAACAACGGCGCGCCGATCGCCACCGCGTTCGGGGCGCTGCACATCGGCTGGATCGGCAACGTCATCGTGATCGCGTCCATCGTCGCGCTCACCAAGGGTCTGCTGCTGATCATCTACGCGCCGGTCCGGCTGTCGTTCGCCATGTGCCGGGACCGGTTGCTGCCCGCGCGGCTCGCCGTCACCGGGAAACGGGCGACGCCGGTGCGGTTGACCCTGCTGCTCGGCGCGATCTGCGCGGTGATCGCCGGTCTGCTGCCCATCGACATCGTGGTGGAACTGGTGAATATCGGTGCGCTGTCGGCATTCGCGGTGGTGTGCGTCGGGGTGCTCGTGCTGCGGCGGCTGGAACCGAACCGGGAACGCCCCTTCCGCACCCCGCTCGTTCCGCTGGTCCCGATCCTGGCCCTGATCGGCTGCGTCCTGCTGGCCACCACCTTGGACGCGCTCACCTGGGTGCGTTTCGCGGTCTGGGTCGCGGTCGGTATCGCGGTGTATCTCGGGTACGGACGCCGGAATTCCACGCTGGCCTGA
- a CDS encoding JmjC domain-containing protein produces MAEFAPFALEAAEAFRISAKSAKCQIFCNRPGAVTAVHFDPIDVITVQLTGRKTWRVAPNAFAPAPLEAWSPKEPVPPILRIYSDGATPTGIPDDATEYVLEPGAVLHVPRGYWHETSSDQDSISIHILLIPPLRLDFLLALLRNELLRETYWRESVYDFDDSNWHQAALLEFADALGRINVHDFVRPPITDRPVTPVTSFVRAGQACITIDTLDNSTAQISVTAYGFREITTATLCLDRHLLPACQWLDGLRTTTSVAVDDILIAAPHLSKPDAQQLLALFEQTRLIRRTD; encoded by the coding sequence GTGGCCGAGTTCGCGCCGTTCGCGTTGGAAGCTGCCGAAGCGTTCAGGATATCGGCCAAATCGGCGAAATGTCAGATCTTCTGCAACCGGCCTGGTGCCGTCACCGCCGTGCACTTCGACCCGATAGACGTGATCACCGTCCAGCTGACCGGCCGGAAAACCTGGCGCGTCGCCCCAAATGCGTTCGCACCCGCCCCATTGGAAGCGTGGTCGCCCAAAGAACCCGTGCCACCGATCCTCCGCATCTACAGCGACGGCGCAACACCGACCGGGATTCCGGATGACGCGACCGAGTATGTTCTCGAACCCGGTGCGGTACTGCATGTCCCGCGCGGCTACTGGCACGAGACCAGCTCGGACCAGGACTCTATCTCCATACACATCCTGCTGATCCCACCGCTGCGCCTCGATTTCCTGCTGGCCCTGCTACGGAACGAACTGCTGCGCGAAACGTACTGGCGGGAGTCGGTGTACGACTTCGACGACTCGAACTGGCACCAGGCCGCTTTGCTCGAGTTCGCCGACGCGCTCGGGCGGATAAACGTTCACGACTTCGTCCGCCCCCCGATCACCGATCGGCCGGTCACCCCCGTTACCTCTTTCGTCCGGGCCGGGCAAGCCTGCATCACCATCGACACACTCGACAACAGCACCGCCCAAATCTCGGTCACCGCGTACGGTTTCCGTGAGATAACCACCGCGACCCTCTGCCTCGACCGTCACCTCCTGCCCGCATGCCAATGGCTCGACGGACTCCGGACCACAACCTCGGTAGCCGTCGACGATATACTGATAGCGGCCCCGCACCTTTCGAAACCCGATGCACAGCAGTTGCTGGCCCTGTTCGAGCAGACCCGGCTCATTCGCCGGACGGATTGA
- a CDS encoding MoaD/ThiS family protein — MPTVPFVTVTLPPALRPFAKGHKRVRLRGKTVGEVLDTLAREFPSIRTRLIGDNGDVRRFVNIYIDDVDVRTLQGRATPVRTGSDMTILSAVAGG; from the coding sequence ATGCCGACCGTTCCTTTTGTCACCGTCACCCTCCCGCCCGCGCTACGACCGTTCGCTAAGGGGCACAAGCGAGTTCGGCTTCGGGGGAAAACCGTCGGTGAGGTCCTCGACACGCTTGCGCGTGAATTTCCCTCGATCAGAACCAGACTCATCGGCGACAACGGCGATGTCCGCCGATTCGTCAACATCTACATCGACGACGTCGATGTGCGCACGCTACAGGGCAGAGCGACCCCGGTGCGCACCGGCTCCGACATGACCATCCTGTCCGCCGTCGCCGGAGGGTGA
- a CDS encoding TfuA-like protein — protein sequence MHIYAGPTISDSEIRSSAPDARLPGPIRHGDLFDSEIRCGDTVLIIDGVYHHATAIRHKEILHALTRGIRVVGGASIGASRAADLASLGMVGVGEIFEWYRDGIIDDDAEVAVAHAPTGDRRGHTVALVNVRHMLRLASAAGCCSDDVGFDALRRIRDIYYAERTFQRIRSVLRDGGHIPLADWLFEQARRDRNFGDLKRSDARRAVAACAALAPLTSTVPAGWVTGYVRDWRNRFTVERAEPARPLERVRYQQLFAPNFPDVWREFLSETSLAPVDGSAAMSIEQRLRRLLPTRADPVDSPTARLFRPMFDVDDPRHIRLLLGAETAADVDVVTRYRRADRDFTVTQVGVHTGLLSPTAATTLLRELWRCPADALDDNAIERGFRSGRGAIAALAPFAVGYLRDIAGSRDHEEATA from the coding sequence TTGCATATCTACGCCGGCCCTACCATCTCGGACTCGGAGATACGCTCCTCGGCGCCGGACGCCCGCCTACCCGGCCCGATCCGGCACGGCGATCTGTTCGACTCCGAGATTCGTTGCGGCGACACGGTATTGATCATCGACGGTGTGTATCACCACGCTACGGCTATCCGGCACAAGGAGATCCTGCACGCGCTCACGCGCGGCATACGCGTGGTCGGGGGTGCCAGCATCGGCGCCTCGCGCGCGGCCGACCTGGCCTCGCTGGGAATGGTCGGCGTCGGTGAGATTTTCGAGTGGTACCGCGACGGGATCATCGACGATGACGCCGAAGTTGCGGTAGCCCATGCCCCGACCGGCGATCGGCGCGGTCACACCGTCGCGCTGGTGAACGTCCGGCACATGTTGCGCTTGGCATCGGCCGCCGGCTGCTGTTCCGATGACGTGGGATTCGATGCGCTGCGGCGGATTCGCGATATCTACTACGCGGAGCGCACATTCCAGCGGATCCGGTCGGTCCTTCGCGACGGCGGGCATATCCCGCTCGCGGATTGGCTCTTCGAGCAGGCCCGTCGTGATCGAAACTTCGGTGATCTCAAAAGGTCGGATGCCCGCCGGGCCGTCGCGGCCTGCGCGGCCCTTGCGCCCCTCACGTCGACGGTGCCGGCGGGCTGGGTGACCGGGTACGTCCGGGACTGGCGCAACCGCTTCACAGTGGAGCGCGCCGAGCCTGCGCGCCCGCTCGAACGCGTACGCTACCAGCAGCTTTTCGCTCCGAACTTTCCCGATGTATGGCGGGAATTCCTGTCCGAGACGTCGCTGGCTCCGGTCGACGGCAGCGCAGCGATGTCGATCGAGCAGCGGTTGCGCCGACTGCTGCCGACCCGCGCCGATCCCGTGGACAGTCCGACCGCTCGGCTGTTCCGCCCCATGTTCGATGTGGACGACCCGCGCCATATTCGACTGCTGTTGGGGGCCGAGACCGCGGCGGACGTCGATGTGGTTACCCGGTATCGAAGGGCCGACCGGGATTTCACGGTGACACAGGTCGGCGTGCATACCGGATTGTTGTCGCCGACGGCGGCGACCACTCTGCTCCGAGAGCTGTGGAGGTGCCCCGCGGATGCGTTGGACGACAACGCCATCGAGCGCGGGTTCCGGTCGGGCAGGGGGGCGATCGCCGCTCTCGCGCCCTTCGCCGTCGGCTATCTGCGCGACATCGCCGGCTCACGAGACCACGAGGAAGCCACCGCATGA
- a CDS encoding YcaO-like family protein, with amino-acid sequence MIVSDQRLDLSGTYRARLPEHTWELISAVLPDYGITRVADVTGFDFIGIPVYMATRPLSETLTVSQGKGATPLLAKLSAVMECIELQHAEHPDVPTVRAAAEQLDLRYPLGALPLRIDAAVIRSFTLDWCPATGLASGRATFVPRDLVDLSFGPESDWRPAIFHASSSGLASGNTRAEALLHALYELVERDVVAGLVATGRDHRIVIDVTTIEHPYCRRLVDLLVHSGALFEVALVPNRYRLPTAVAYVWSADFPLVCGGSGTHSDPAVAVARALTEAAQSRLTAIVGTRDDLEIDSGVMELQVAPNPPLRTDGTAWTNAVAGHGFRPDNFSEELETVVLRIAEHTGYEPLSVELSTRPDIFTVVRVVAPGLSFRHRGSVPR; translated from the coding sequence ATGATCGTTTCCGATCAACGGCTCGACCTGAGTGGAACTTACCGTGCCCGCCTTCCCGAACACACCTGGGAACTGATCTCGGCCGTGCTGCCCGACTACGGCATCACCAGAGTGGCCGATGTCACCGGGTTCGATTTCATCGGCATTCCGGTATACATGGCGACCCGGCCCTTGTCGGAAACACTCACGGTGTCCCAGGGAAAGGGCGCAACGCCATTGCTGGCCAAGCTGTCCGCGGTCATGGAGTGCATCGAGCTGCAGCATGCCGAACATCCAGACGTACCCACGGTTCGTGCCGCTGCGGAGCAACTAGACCTCCGATATCCGCTCGGCGCGCTGCCGCTGCGAATCGACGCCGCCGTCATCCGGTCGTTCACCCTCGACTGGTGTCCCGCCACCGGGCTCGCGTCCGGTCGCGCCACTTTCGTCCCCCGCGATCTGGTCGACCTGTCGTTCGGTCCGGAGTCCGACTGGCGGCCCGCCATTTTCCATGCCAGCAGCTCCGGGCTCGCCTCCGGGAACACCCGGGCCGAAGCGCTACTGCATGCGCTCTACGAACTCGTCGAGCGTGACGTGGTTGCCGGACTGGTCGCGACCGGCCGCGACCATCGGATCGTTATCGATGTCACCACCATCGAGCATCCTTACTGTCGCCGGTTGGTCGACCTGCTGGTGCATTCGGGCGCCCTGTTCGAAGTCGCCTTGGTGCCCAACAGGTATCGGCTGCCGACCGCGGTCGCGTACGTCTGGTCCGCCGACTTCCCGCTCGTCTGCGGAGGATCCGGCACCCACTCGGATCCGGCCGTCGCGGTGGCCCGAGCGCTGACCGAGGCCGCGCAGTCCCGGCTGACCGCCATAGTCGGAACCCGCGACGACCTCGAAATCGACAGCGGCGTCATGGAATTACAGGTCGCACCGAATCCGCCACTGCGGACCGACGGGACGGCATGGACGAATGCTGTTGCCGGACACGGTTTTCGGCCGGACAACTTCAGCGAGGAACTCGAGACCGTCGTCCTCCGCATTGCCGAGCACACCGGTTACGAGCCGCTCTCCGTCGAACTGTCGACCCGCCCCGATATCTTCACCGTCGTCCGAGTTGTCGCGCCGGGCCTGTCCTTTCGACATCGCGGTTCCGTTCCGCGCTGA
- a CDS encoding helix-turn-helix transcriptional regulator has protein sequence MNDRFAQRLCAPVRYGASQDELGEATSRAIAPIIAHDAVNLAGVSPATSFSYWAFGFAHEYAADLMRAQMRNVYAGNDPALPEDLLARPIPAAVLGTDGGGRRDRTTRKLLEAHGVGSELRVVLRDSRGLWGILELLRTSGGRSFDDQDMMRAVQLTPAFIAFLRRYVTAGPLSPSVPSPPPGVIIVGADNTVRAITSRGWLGRLDAAAQVPAWMVGSITSGLAIQARKHARYPGAPPALLVGPAAAYGRWIAVHGQPLEGCTPGEVAIVIQVASGDLLLPSLCDWYEITGRERQIIKHLCAGAAPKHIARMLNLSTHTVNDHLKAVYRKTGADGRDELIAALTP, from the coding sequence GTGAACGATCGCTTCGCACAGCGGCTGTGTGCGCCGGTCCGATACGGCGCGAGCCAGGATGAACTGGGTGAGGCCACGTCCCGCGCGATCGCGCCCATCATTGCCCACGACGCGGTGAATTTGGCAGGTGTCAGTCCAGCAACGAGTTTCAGCTATTGGGCGTTCGGTTTCGCCCATGAATATGCCGCTGACCTCATGCGGGCGCAAATGAGGAATGTTTATGCCGGCAACGATCCAGCCTTACCCGAAGACCTCCTCGCGCGGCCCATTCCCGCGGCCGTACTGGGGACCGACGGCGGTGGTCGGCGCGACCGGACAACGCGCAAGCTGCTGGAGGCCCACGGTGTGGGCAGTGAGTTGAGAGTGGTGCTGCGTGACAGCCGCGGCCTCTGGGGAATTCTGGAGCTGTTGCGGACTTCGGGAGGAAGGTCCTTCGATGACCAGGACATGATGCGGGCCGTCCAGTTGACGCCCGCATTCATCGCCTTCCTCCGCCGGTACGTCACCGCGGGTCCACTCTCGCCGTCCGTTCCGTCACCGCCGCCCGGTGTGATCATCGTCGGTGCCGACAACACGGTCCGGGCGATCACATCTCGGGGCTGGCTGGGTCGGCTCGATGCGGCGGCACAGGTTCCGGCATGGATGGTCGGGTCCATCACGAGTGGGCTGGCGATACAGGCGCGTAAGCATGCTCGGTATCCGGGCGCGCCCCCGGCGCTGCTGGTCGGGCCGGCGGCGGCCTATGGCCGCTGGATAGCGGTCCACGGACAGCCGTTGGAAGGCTGCACTCCGGGTGAGGTTGCCATCGTGATCCAGGTGGCAAGCGGTGATCTGCTGCTGCCGTCGCTCTGTGACTGGTACGAGATCACCGGCCGCGAACGCCAAATCATCAAGCACCTGTGCGCCGGGGCGGCCCCCAAACACATCGCCCGCATGCTGAACCTGTCGACGCACACCGTCAACGATCACCTCAAAGCGGTCTACCGGAAGACCGGCGCCGACGGACGCGACGAACTGATCGCCGCGCTGACCCCTTGA
- a CDS encoding crotonase/enoyl-CoA hydratase family protein — protein sequence MNQPDYQNHSGTRPAAWYENWAQTPDSPFRDRPEPKDDREYRTLTYERDGRIARITFDRPDKGNSITPDTPIDLAHAVERADLDPRVHVILVSGRGKGFCGGYDLDMFAEQGMKPAEGELDRTGTVLDPVVQAVNHNPWGTWDPMIDYAMMSRFNRGFASLLHANKPTVAKLHGFAVAGGTDIALYADQIICADDTKIGYPPTRVWGIPAAGMWAHRLGDQRAKRLLFTGDCISGKQAAEWGLAVESWPADELDERTEALVERIARMPVNQLMMAKLALNSALLSQGVANSAMISTVFDGVSRHTREGYAFQLRSATAGFREAVRERDEPYGDYKRAQFDTD from the coding sequence GTGAATCAGCCGGATTACCAGAATCATTCGGGCACCCGCCCCGCCGCCTGGTACGAAAACTGGGCGCAGACACCGGATTCCCCGTTCCGGGACCGGCCGGAGCCGAAGGACGACCGGGAGTATCGCACCCTCACCTACGAGCGCGACGGCCGCATCGCCCGCATCACCTTCGACCGGCCCGACAAGGGCAACAGCATCACCCCGGATACGCCGATCGATCTGGCGCATGCCGTCGAGCGCGCCGACCTGGACCCGAGGGTGCACGTGATCCTGGTATCCGGGCGGGGCAAGGGTTTCTGCGGCGGCTACGACCTGGACATGTTCGCCGAGCAGGGCATGAAACCCGCCGAGGGCGAACTCGACCGCACCGGAACGGTTCTCGATCCGGTGGTGCAGGCGGTGAACCACAACCCGTGGGGCACTTGGGATCCGATGATCGACTACGCGATGATGAGCCGCTTCAACCGCGGCTTCGCCAGCCTGCTGCACGCCAACAAACCCACCGTCGCGAAGCTGCACGGCTTCGCGGTCGCCGGCGGCACCGATATCGCGCTCTACGCCGACCAGATCATCTGCGCCGACGACACCAAGATCGGCTACCCGCCCACCCGCGTCTGGGGCATTCCGGCGGCCGGAATGTGGGCGCACCGGCTCGGCGATCAACGCGCCAAACGCCTGCTGTTCACCGGCGACTGCATCAGCGGCAAACAGGCCGCCGAATGGGGTCTCGCGGTGGAGTCCTGGCCCGCCGACGAACTCGACGAGCGCACCGAGGCCCTGGTCGAGCGGATCGCCAGAATGCCGGTCAACCAGTTGATGATGGCCAAACTGGCGCTCAATTCGGCGCTGCTGTCCCAGGGCGTGGCGAATTCGGCGATGATCAGCACCGTCTTCGACGGCGTCTCGCGGCATACCCGGGAGGGTTACGCCTTCCAATTACGTTCGGCCACAGCCGGATTCCGCGAGGCGGTGCGGGAGCGCGACGAACCGTACGGCGACTACAAGCGCGCCCAGTTCGATACCGACTAA
- a CDS encoding TetR/AcrR family transcriptional regulator → MADLPDDLVRLWRLPTGSGLGRPAALDTDRVVRTAVELADQSGLTGATLPKIAERLGVTPMSLYRYIGSKDELLVLMGDMAFVPDIGHAPRSWRAGLHGWAAGLWRAYRAHPWLAELPVSGPPRGPNAIAWMDAGLRAMRDIGLDRMTKVGILTLLGGYVNMAARMAQQLEQGWRAGGAVDPAGAAADYGREMNALIEPSRFPDAAELFSSGVFGSSAAPATRAPADPAEANFVFGLEVILDGVESMVSGER, encoded by the coding sequence ATGGCCGATCTACCGGACGATCTGGTGCGCCTGTGGCGACTGCCGACCGGATCGGGGCTGGGGCGGCCCGCCGCACTCGATACCGATCGCGTGGTGCGCACCGCGGTGGAGTTGGCGGATCAGTCCGGGCTGACGGGTGCGACGCTGCCGAAGATCGCCGAGCGGCTCGGTGTCACGCCGATGTCGCTCTATCGCTATATCGGCTCGAAAGACGAATTACTCGTTCTCATGGGGGATATGGCCTTCGTGCCCGATATCGGGCACGCTCCGAGGTCGTGGCGGGCGGGTCTGCATGGTTGGGCGGCCGGATTGTGGCGGGCATATCGTGCGCATCCGTGGTTGGCCGAGTTGCCGGTGTCGGGCCCGCCGCGCGGGCCGAATGCGATCGCGTGGATGGATGCCGGATTGCGGGCCATGCGCGATATCGGGCTCGACCGCATGACAAAGGTCGGGATATTGACGCTGCTCGGTGGATACGTGAATATGGCCGCCCGGATGGCGCAACAGCTGGAACAGGGTTGGCGCGCGGGCGGCGCCGTCGACCCGGCCGGCGCCGCGGCCGATTACGGCCGGGAAATGAACGCGTTGATCGAGCCGTCGCGGTTTCCGGACGCGGCCGAATTGTTCTCCTCCGGTGTCTTCGGGTCGTCGGCCGCGCCCGCCACCCGGGCGCCCGCCGATCCCGCCGAGGCCAACTTCGTCTTCGGGCTCGAGGTGATCCTCGACGGGGTCGAATCCATGGTGTCGGGCGAGCGTTAG
- a CDS encoding DUF1772 domain-containing protein: MKTSNPIGLTVLILALISTGLLAGTYYAYATSVMLALGKFDDKTFVDVMNKISVVIVNPLFMLSFLGSVGLSIAAALCYLRADLRPVLFWIGAAVLLNILSLVVSSAFNIPLNNHLATANDAAGAVDYAGLRKDFEMPWQVWNIVRGLINTAALATLSMALVQHGRLLR; encoded by the coding sequence ATGAAAACCTCGAACCCGATCGGATTGACCGTTCTCATCCTCGCCCTGATCTCGACCGGATTACTGGCGGGCACCTACTACGCGTACGCCACCTCGGTGATGCTCGCGCTCGGCAAATTCGACGACAAAACCTTCGTCGACGTGATGAACAAAATCAGTGTGGTAATCGTCAATCCGTTGTTCATGCTGAGCTTCCTCGGATCGGTCGGCCTGTCCATCGCGGCGGCGCTGTGTTATCTACGCGCGGACCTGCGGCCGGTGCTGTTCTGGATCGGCGCGGCCGTGCTGCTCAATATCCTGAGTCTCGTCGTCAGCTCGGCGTTCAATATCCCGTTGAACAACCATCTGGCCACGGCCAACGACGCGGCGGGCGCGGTCGACTACGCCGGGCTGCGCAAGGATTTCGAAATGCCTTGGCAGGTATGGAATATCGTGCGCGGGCTGATCAATACGGCGGCCCTCGCCACACTTTCGATGGCACTCGTCCAGCACGGCAGGCTGCTCCGCTGA
- a CDS encoding HAD family hydrolase: MSWTVGFDLDMTLIDSRPGVARAVDLAAAELGIPVLGADVAKHIGPPLANLLRQAGAPEERLPELVARYRQLYPTIVPQVPAMPGADAALAAVTARGGRVLVVTGKHAPLAQLHLDELGWRVDHLAGDLWSAAKAGALREQGARIYVGDHVGDMRGAAAAGAVAVGVTTGPCDAAELTAAGADIVLADLTEFPDWFGEFVIGLAS, encoded by the coding sequence ATGAGCTGGACCGTCGGTTTCGACCTCGATATGACGCTGATCGATTCGCGCCCCGGCGTGGCAAGGGCAGTCGATCTGGCGGCGGCCGAGCTCGGAATCCCGGTGCTCGGGGCGGACGTCGCGAAACATATCGGTCCACCGTTGGCGAACCTGCTGCGGCAGGCGGGCGCGCCGGAGGAACGGTTGCCCGAACTGGTCGCGCGGTACCGGCAGCTGTATCCGACGATCGTGCCGCAGGTTCCGGCCATGCCCGGCGCGGACGCGGCGCTGGCGGCGGTGACCGCGCGCGGCGGGCGGGTGCTGGTCGTCACCGGAAAACACGCACCGCTCGCGCAACTGCACCTCGACGAACTCGGTTGGCGGGTGGACCATCTGGCAGGCGACCTCTGGTCCGCCGCGAAGGCGGGTGCACTGCGCGAACAGGGAGCGCGCATCTATGTCGGCGATCACGTCGGCGATATGCGCGGCGCGGCGGCGGCGGGCGCGGTCGCGGTGGGCGTCACCACCGGCCCCTGCGATGCGGCGGAACTCACGGCCGCGGGCGCCGATATCGTCCTCGCCGACCTCACCGAATTCCCGGACTGGTTCGGCGAGTTCGTTATTGGGTTAGCCTCCTAA
- the fabG gene encoding 3-oxoacyl-ACP reductase FabG, producing MDLFPERFSGKVAVVTGAAQGIGAATAKRLAVEGATVAVVDRGALDTVLDDIALAGGTAHGYNCDVTDRESVQLVFDSVATELGGPHILVNNAGITRDDLFFRMSEEDWNAVLSVNLSGVFHCTQAAQKYMVEQKYGKIVSLSSRSALGNRGQANYAAAKAGIQGFTATLAIELGPYNINVNAVAPGYIATAMTAATATRIGLTPEEHQRAVAEQTPLRRIGQPAEVAAVIAFLASDDASYVSGQTLYVNGGAR from the coding sequence GTGGATCTGTTCCCGGAACGTTTCAGCGGCAAGGTCGCGGTGGTCACCGGCGCGGCACAGGGTATCGGCGCGGCCACCGCCAAACGGCTGGCCGTCGAGGGCGCGACGGTCGCGGTGGTCGACCGCGGCGCGCTCGACACGGTGCTCGACGACATCGCCCTCGCGGGCGGCACCGCGCACGGCTACAACTGCGACGTCACCGACCGCGAGTCGGTGCAACTGGTATTCGACAGCGTGGCAACCGAATTGGGCGGCCCGCACATCCTGGTCAACAATGCCGGGATCACCCGCGACGACCTCTTCTTCCGCATGTCCGAGGAGGACTGGAACGCGGTGCTCTCGGTCAACCTCAGCGGCGTCTTCCACTGCACCCAGGCGGCGCAGAAATACATGGTCGAGCAGAAGTACGGCAAGATCGTCTCGCTGTCCAGCCGGTCCGCCCTCGGCAACCGCGGGCAGGCCAATTACGCGGCGGCCAAGGCGGGCATCCAGGGCTTCACCGCCACCCTCGCCATCGAGCTCGGGCCGTACAACATCAACGTCAACGCGGTCGCGCCCGGCTATATCGCCACCGCGATGACCGCCGCCACCGCCACCCGCATCGGGCTCACCCCCGAGGAGCATCAGCGCGCCGTCGCCGAACAGACCCCGCTGCGCCGGATCGGCCAGCCCGCGGAGGTCGCCGCGGTGATCGCCTTCCTCGCCAGCGACGACGCGTCCTACGTGAGCGGGCAGACGCTGTACGTCAACGGCGGGGCGCGCTGA